One genomic window of Pseudomonadales bacterium includes the following:
- the hflK gene encoding FtsH protease activity modulator HflK has product MAWNEPGGDRDPWSGNSGGNRNDGPPDLDEVLKKFRKRMDGLFGGSGGSKNSNSSGSGKSLLFILVCIIAVAWGLLGFYQVDEKERAVVLRLGKYFETVGAGLHWNPPLVDSVLKVRVTEERQYTTTRSLMLTQDENIVELPLTVQYNISDVQAFVLQVKNPEISLKHATESALRHVVGSSTLDQVLSTGREKIAEEVKTRLQSYLDIYKTGIYVRTINIQEGKPPTQVKEAYDDVIKAREDRERLVNEAQAYSNGIIPEARGRAQRTIEEANAYLEKVIAEAEGEAQRFDQLLIEYRKAPEVTRQRMYLDAVQDVMSNASKVLVDVEGGNNMLYLPLDKIVQPQASEVVSPQSLSPRDLEKVAEQVIDRLRRETSNVRRRDVR; this is encoded by the coding sequence ATGGCTTGGAATGAGCCCGGTGGTGATAGAGATCCCTGGAGTGGCAACAGCGGCGGCAATCGGAATGATGGTCCGCCTGACCTGGATGAAGTGCTGAAGAAATTCCGCAAGCGCATGGACGGGTTGTTTGGCGGTTCAGGTGGCAGTAAAAACAGTAACAGCAGTGGTTCAGGGAAGAGCCTGTTATTCATTCTCGTTTGCATCATTGCTGTTGCCTGGGGCTTGCTGGGTTTTTATCAGGTTGACGAAAAAGAGCGTGCCGTTGTACTCAGGCTCGGCAAGTATTTTGAAACGGTCGGGGCAGGTTTGCACTGGAATCCACCGCTGGTTGACAGCGTACTTAAGGTGCGGGTTACCGAGGAGCGGCAGTACACCACTACGCGAAGCCTGATGTTGACGCAGGATGAGAACATTGTTGAGCTGCCATTGACGGTTCAATACAACATCAGCGATGTGCAGGCTTTCGTGTTGCAGGTTAAAAACCCTGAAATCAGCCTTAAACATGCCACCGAGAGTGCTCTGCGCCATGTTGTGGGCAGTAGTACACTGGATCAAGTGCTTTCAACCGGGCGTGAGAAGATTGCTGAAGAAGTTAAGACGCGCCTGCAATCCTATCTTGATATTTACAAAACCGGTATCTACGTCAGAACCATTAACATTCAGGAAGGTAAGCCACCGACCCAGGTTAAAGAAGCTTACGATGATGTTATCAAGGCGCGGGAGGATCGTGAACGTCTGGTAAACGAAGCTCAGGCATACTCCAACGGTATTATTCCCGAGGCCCGAGGCCGCGCTCAACGCACGATAGAAGAAGCTAACGCCTATCTTGAGAAAGTTATTGCCGAAGCCGAGGGTGAGGCTCAACGCTTTGACCAGCTACTGATCGAATACAGAAAAGCACCGGAAGTGACCCGTCAGCGGATGTATCTGGATGCGGTTCAAGACGTGATGAGCAATGCTTCCAAAGTGCTGGTTGACGTAGAAGGTGGTAATAACATGTTGTATCTACCGCTGGACAAAATTGTCCAGCCACAGGCTAGTGAAGTGGTTTCTCCTCAAAGCCTTTCTCCCCGAGATCTGGAGAAAGTGGCTGAACAGGTGATCGACAGGCTTCGCCGGGAAACCAGTAATGTTCGTCGCAGAGATGTTCGATAG
- the hflC gene encoding protease modulator HflC, which yields MNSRFTTIIIGAIVVLLLANSTLYVVQETERAVKLRFGSLVDDDIAPGLHVKWPIAEDVRKFDSRVLTLDAEPASFYTTEKKRLIVDSYAKWRIADVGEYYRATGGNEEVAHNRLASRVNDGLRNQFGARTLHEVVSGERDMLMQNITNDLNKTVRESLGVDVVDVRVKRIDLPDEVSEPVYRRMKAEREKEARETRSKGFEEAEKIRADADRQSTIIEANAYRTAEQLRGKGDARATAVYADAYNKDPEFYAFLRSLDAYRKSFSSKNDVILVDPKSDFFRYLNSRKGD from the coding sequence GTGAATAGTCGATTTACTACAATAATCATCGGTGCCATCGTGGTTCTTTTGCTGGCGAACAGCACCCTCTATGTGGTGCAGGAAACCGAGCGCGCTGTGAAGCTGCGTTTCGGAAGCCTGGTGGATGACGATATTGCGCCAGGGCTGCACGTGAAATGGCCTATTGCAGAGGATGTACGCAAGTTTGATTCCCGCGTATTGACGCTGGATGCCGAGCCCGCAAGTTTTTACACAACCGAAAAAAAGCGCCTGATTGTCGATTCCTATGCAAAATGGCGCATTGCTGATGTGGGTGAGTATTACCGGGCCACCGGTGGTAATGAAGAAGTGGCCCACAACCGGCTTGCCAGCCGGGTCAACGACGGGTTGAGGAATCAGTTTGGGGCTCGCACCCTGCACGAGGTGGTTTCCGGTGAACGCGATATGCTAATGCAGAATATCACCAATGATTTGAATAAAACCGTGCGGGAGTCATTGGGTGTTGATGTGGTTGATGTGAGGGTTAAGCGAATTGATCTGCCTGACGAAGTCAGTGAGCCGGTCTATAGGCGTATGAAGGCTGAACGGGAGAAGGAAGCCCGGGAAACCCGCTCTAAAGGCTTTGAAGAGGCCGAGAAAATACGTGCTGATGCTGATCGTCAGAGTACCATTATCGAAGCCAATGCTTACCGTACCGCTGAACAACTTCGTGGTAAAGGTGATGCGAGAGCAACAGCTGTGTATGCTGACGCCTACAATAAGGATCCGGAATTTTACGCGTTCTTGCGTAGTCTGGACGCCTATAGAAAATCCTTTTCCAGTAAAAATGATGTCATTCTCGTTGACCCGAAAAGTGACTTTTTCCGTTATTTAAACAGCCGGAAAGGTGACTAA
- a CDS encoding DUF2065 domain-containing protein, giving the protein MWADLARAFCLMLVLEGIMPFLSPGRWRNMAGMLANIDDRHMRRMGLVSMLIGAGALYFLKRAGF; this is encoded by the coding sequence ATGTGGGCTGATTTGGCAAGGGCCTTTTGTCTAATGCTTGTTCTCGAAGGAATTATGCCTTTTTTGTCGCCGGGGCGTTGGCGTAATATGGCCGGTATGCTGGCCAATATAGATGACCGTCATATGCGAAGGATGGGGCTTGTCAGTATGCTGATTGGCGCCGGAGCACTATATTTTTTGAAGAGGGCTGGCTTTTAA
- a CDS encoding ATP phosphoribosyltransferase regulatory subunit, producing MTVVDRWLLPDGVEEILPNRALKMERLRRSLLDIYHSWGYDLVIPPMVEFSESLLSGTGSDLDLLTFKVTDQLSGRMMGVRADITPQTTRMDAHSLRLKGPCRLCYAGTVLYTRPRSPLQSRCPIQIGVELYGEASLAADLEVINLLVQTLRTTGMKKINLDLGHVGIYRSLLEVAELTKEQEKDLFDLLQRKAVPELESWLATNVNDRSVGEMLRQLVDLAGDVTVIDKARDVFAEAPAELEVALDELAEVVTQLGRTAPDAEIYLDLCELRGYHYHTGIVFAAFAPGHGQAIGNGGRYDHVGEAFGRSRPATGFNVNLNDLAALTCTEGNDSVNTVEGGIYAPAGYDEGLQQTILELRARGERVVCGFAGQQPDFVELHCNRQLVFDNGDYRVVTVSE from the coding sequence ATGACAGTGGTTGACCGCTGGTTATTACCGGATGGTGTAGAAGAAATTCTTCCTAACCGCGCACTGAAAATGGAGCGTTTGCGCCGAAGTTTACTCGATATTTACCACAGCTGGGGGTATGACCTGGTTATTCCTCCGATGGTTGAATTTTCCGAATCACTGTTGAGTGGCACGGGCTCGGACCTCGATTTACTGACGTTCAAGGTGACAGACCAGCTCAGTGGCCGCATGATGGGCGTGAGAGCTGATATTACGCCACAGACAACACGAATGGATGCTCACAGCTTGCGTCTCAAAGGCCCTTGTCGTCTGTGTTATGCCGGTACGGTACTTTATACCCGGCCGCGCAGCCCTTTACAGAGCCGTTGTCCAATCCAGATTGGTGTGGAGCTGTACGGAGAGGCCAGCCTTGCGGCCGATCTGGAAGTGATCAATCTGCTGGTGCAGACCCTACGCACGACTGGTATGAAAAAGATCAATCTCGATCTGGGTCACGTCGGCATTTACCGCAGTTTGCTCGAAGTTGCTGAACTGACCAAAGAGCAGGAGAAGGACCTGTTTGACCTGTTACAGCGCAAGGCCGTGCCGGAACTGGAAAGCTGGCTGGCAACAAACGTTAATGATCGCAGCGTTGGTGAAATGTTGCGACAATTGGTTGACCTGGCGGGTGATGTGACGGTTATTGATAAAGCCCGCGATGTTTTTGCCGAGGCTCCGGCGGAACTGGAAGTCGCTCTCGATGAGCTGGCTGAAGTGGTTACACAACTGGGTCGAACTGCTCCGGATGCGGAAATTTACCTGGATCTTTGTGAACTTCGTGGGTATCACTATCACACAGGTATTGTATTTGCTGCCTTTGCTCCCGGACACGGGCAGGCTATTGGCAACGGTGGGCGCTATGATCACGTTGGTGAGGCATTTGGTCGCTCTCGCCCGGCAACAGGGTTTAATGTCAATCTCAATGACCTGGCGGCATTGACGTGTACTGAGGGTAATGACTCAGTGAATACTGTCGAGGGTGGTATCTACGCCCCGGCGGGCTATGATGAAGGATTACAGCAAACCATTCTGGAGCTGCGCGCGAGGGGTGAAAGGGTGGTCTGCGGATTTGCCGGACAACAACCCGATTTCGTTGAATTGCACTGTAACCGTCAGCTGGTTTTCGACAACGGTGACTACCGGGTAGTCACTGTCTCCGAATAA
- a CDS encoding adenylosuccinate synthase, translating into MGKNVVVLGTQWGDEGKGKVVDLLTDQASVVARFQGGHNAGHTLVIDGKKTVLHLIPSGILRDNVSCLIGNGVVLSPEALLKEMRELEEQGVPVRKRLRLSAACPLILPIHIALDQARELARGSAKIGTTGRGIGPAYEDKVARRGVRLGDMINREKFPAKLKEVMDYHNFMLTSYYGQPAVNYNETLAAAMAWADELEPMVADITSLLHCSRESGQNIMFEGAQGSLLDIDHGTYPFVTSSNTTAGGTATGSGFGPLYLDYVLGITKAYTTRVGSGPFPTELFDDVGRHLGTKGHEFGATTGRERRCGWFDAVALKQAIRINSVSGICLTKLDVLDGLETISICVGYRDTDGFDVAMPSHADDYQGLVPVYETLPGWSESTVGAKNLDELPANARAYINRIEEILSTPIDIISTGPDRVETIVLRHPFE; encoded by the coding sequence ATGGGTAAGAATGTTGTCGTGCTCGGCACCCAGTGGGGCGATGAAGGCAAGGGCAAAGTGGTGGATCTTCTGACAGATCAGGCCAGTGTGGTTGCACGTTTTCAGGGCGGTCACAATGCTGGCCACACCCTGGTAATTGATGGCAAGAAGACGGTTTTACACCTGATTCCCTCCGGTATTCTGCGTGATAATGTCAGCTGCTTAATTGGTAACGGTGTGGTTTTGTCGCCGGAAGCCCTGCTGAAGGAAATGCGTGAGCTGGAAGAGCAGGGTGTGCCTGTTCGCAAGCGTCTGCGGTTGTCCGCTGCCTGTCCTTTGATCCTGCCCATTCATATTGCCCTGGATCAAGCCCGCGAACTTGCTCGCGGCAGCGCCAAGATAGGCACCACAGGGCGTGGTATCGGGCCTGCGTATGAAGACAAAGTTGCCCGTCGTGGGGTGCGGCTCGGCGATATGATAAATCGAGAGAAGTTTCCCGCTAAACTAAAAGAAGTCATGGATTACCATAATTTCATGCTCACTTCATATTACGGTCAGCCAGCGGTGAACTACAATGAAACATTGGCGGCAGCGATGGCCTGGGCCGATGAGCTGGAACCGATGGTCGCGGATATTACCAGTCTGCTGCATTGCTCTCGAGAGTCGGGCCAGAACATCATGTTTGAGGGGGCGCAGGGTTCCTTGCTCGACATTGATCACGGTACGTACCCCTTTGTTACTTCTTCCAACACCACGGCTGGTGGCACGGCTACTGGCAGTGGGTTTGGCCCTCTCTATCTTGATTATGTACTGGGAATTACCAAAGCCTATACGACAAGAGTCGGTTCCGGACCTTTTCCTACCGAATTATTCGATGATGTCGGCAGGCATTTGGGCACCAAAGGGCACGAATTTGGTGCGACTACCGGGCGTGAGCGGCGTTGTGGCTGGTTTGATGCGGTGGCGCTCAAGCAGGCTATCCGTATTAACAGCGTATCGGGCATTTGTCTGACCAAACTGGATGTTCTGGATGGGTTGGAAACCATCAGTATTTGTGTGGGGTATCGCGATACAGATGGTTTTGATGTCGCCATGCCCAGTCATGCAGATGATTACCAAGGGTTGGTGCCTGTTTATGAAACTCTGCCGGGTTGGTCAGAATCAACGGTAGGTGCAAAAAATCTCGACGAATTACCAGCCAATGCACGTGCGTACATTAATCGTATTGAAGAAATTCTCTCAACGCCAATCGATATTATTTCTACCGGCCCTGATCGGGTTGAAACTATTGTATTGCGACACCCTTTTGAATAA
- a CDS encoding Crp/Fnr family transcriptional regulator codes for MEYKKLYGQILRKHHLFSNMSDEQLASLMQSALLVDLPRGKKLFMQGERAERFYFVISGKVKLFRLIPDGTEKIIELFGADQSFGVALMFKDIPEYPLTAQAVEATELISFSNQDYKALIREDGDLAFDLLGDLCDRLHGRLREIEMLSLKNSTNRVTRYFLNMLNENGAGEPVFELPVAKHMMAAQLSIQPETLSRIFNRMKEDCVVDIDGRKIKVLDLSALKNYE; via the coding sequence ATGGAATATAAAAAATTATACGGCCAGATATTGCGCAAGCATCACCTGTTTTCAAATATGAGTGATGAACAGCTCGCCTCTTTGATGCAGTCTGCACTTTTAGTGGATTTGCCTCGGGGAAAAAAGCTGTTTATGCAGGGAGAGAGGGCTGAACGTTTCTACTTTGTTATTTCCGGCAAGGTGAAGCTGTTTCGTCTGATACCAGATGGCACTGAAAAAATTATAGAGTTGTTCGGGGCTGACCAGTCTTTTGGGGTTGCCCTGATGTTCAAGGATATACCGGAATACCCGTTGACAGCGCAGGCTGTTGAAGCAACCGAATTGATTTCTTTTTCCAATCAGGATTACAAGGCCCTTATTCGTGAAGATGGTGATCTGGCTTTTGATTTGCTCGGTGATCTTTGCGACAGGCTTCACGGTCGTCTTCGGGAAATAGAGATGTTGTCGCTGAAGAACTCAACCAACCGTGTTACCCGTTACTTTTTGAATATGCTGAATGAGAATGGTGCCGGAGAACCGGTATTTGAATTGCCGGTGGCCAAACACATGATGGCTGCCCAGCTATCGATTCAGCCGGAAACATTGTCCCGAATTTTTAATCGCATGAAAGAAGATTGTGTCGTTGATATCGATGGACGAAAGATCAAGGTGCTTGATTTGTCCGCATTAAAAAACTATGAATAG
- a CDS encoding cytochrome c, with protein sequence MKKILIPLITVALSTSASFSLAGDAAAGQAKAAMCVACHGANGISTNDMWPNLAGQKEGYLAKQMKDFRDGKRNDPLMGSMAKGLSDADIANLAAYYSGLK encoded by the coding sequence ATGAAAAAAATCCTTATTCCGCTAATCACAGTCGCATTGTCCACCAGCGCTTCTTTTTCACTTGCCGGAGATGCGGCAGCAGGCCAAGCCAAAGCTGCCATGTGTGTCGCCTGCCACGGTGCCAACGGTATCAGCACCAATGATATGTGGCCAAACCTTGCTGGCCAGAAAGAAGGCTATTTAGCCAAACAAATGAAAGATTTCAGAGACGGAAAGCGTAATGATCCACTAATGGGCTCCATGGCCAAAGGTCTTTCCGATGCAGACATTGCTAACTTGGCAGCCTACTATTCAGGCCTCAAATAA
- a CDS encoding cbb3-type cytochrome c oxidase subunit I translates to MSTPYSLPELRPHTRALAIGWIWLGVYALVAAGVLAVLLALSRTPLMQELMPGSNFFKVALVVHVDLSVVIWFFACTGMLWSVFGAPRESTWNKTAFWLAVVGTVLISISPFFGTAQPLLNNYVPVILQPLFFTGLIIVSLGLVIQALYFLANCCSSAENTPSTAALRFALSLSALCVLTAVICVAIAYYKIPDSITGEFYYDLLFWGGGHVMQFSNTILLLVAWIILAAACGNDLRIKPRLAIILFFLVAVPVAWVPFLYQHPVESTEHILGFTELMRKGGLASIPIGVLVFFSTFRFPKLNDQQKPLRAALICSITLFAGGGLMGFMIRGSNTVIPAHYHGSIVGVTLALMGVVFALLPRLNKPIKHPRLAYWMPWLYGIGQVVHITALAWSGGHGVKRKVSGSAQQLDSIQEIIGMAAMGIGGLVAVIGGILFLVVVIAALRGPAENKMLDNRQSI, encoded by the coding sequence ATGAGCACGCCATATAGTCTGCCAGAGTTACGACCTCACACCCGAGCACTTGCTATCGGGTGGATCTGGCTGGGAGTTTACGCTCTGGTAGCCGCGGGTGTGCTGGCAGTGTTACTGGCACTGTCGAGAACACCATTAATGCAAGAGTTGATGCCTGGCAGCAATTTTTTCAAAGTGGCGCTGGTCGTGCATGTGGACCTTTCCGTGGTGATCTGGTTTTTTGCCTGTACCGGTATGTTGTGGAGTGTCTTTGGAGCACCCAGGGAATCCACCTGGAATAAAACTGCATTCTGGCTGGCGGTGGTGGGCACCGTACTGATCAGTATTTCTCCTTTTTTTGGTACTGCCCAACCACTGCTAAACAATTACGTACCCGTGATCTTACAGCCGCTCTTTTTTACCGGGCTGATAATCGTGTCACTGGGACTGGTTATTCAGGCGCTATACTTTCTGGCAAACTGTTGTTCTTCAGCGGAAAACACCCCGTCAACGGCGGCACTGCGTTTTGCTCTGAGCCTGTCTGCACTCTGTGTACTAACGGCTGTCATTTGCGTAGCCATCGCCTATTACAAAATTCCGGATTCGATCACTGGTGAATTTTACTACGACCTACTGTTCTGGGGCGGAGGGCATGTCATGCAGTTCTCCAACACAATATTACTGTTGGTGGCCTGGATCATTCTGGCAGCAGCCTGTGGTAACGACTTGCGAATAAAACCCCGGCTGGCAATCATACTGTTTTTTCTGGTAGCCGTACCCGTCGCCTGGGTGCCGTTCCTTTATCAGCATCCAGTGGAATCTACCGAGCATATCCTGGGTTTTACGGAATTGATGCGCAAAGGCGGGTTGGCTTCAATCCCTATCGGCGTCCTGGTTTTCTTCAGCACCTTTCGATTCCCCAAACTCAACGACCAACAAAAACCACTCCGCGCAGCGCTGATCTGTTCTATCACTCTCTTTGCCGGTGGTGGATTGATGGGTTTTATGATCAGAGGTTCCAATACGGTTATACCTGCCCATTACCACGGCTCTATTGTCGGCGTTACGCTCGCACTGATGGGTGTTGTGTTTGCACTGCTACCCCGGCTGAACAAACCGATAAAACACCCCAGGCTCGCCTACTGGATGCCGTGGTTATACGGTATTGGGCAGGTTGTGCATATCACCGCCCTGGCATGGTCTGGAGGGCATGGTGTTAAACGCAAGGTTTCGGGTAGCGCCCAGCAACTCGATAGTATTCAGGAAATTATTGGCATGGCCGCAATGGGGATCGGCGGACTTGTTGCCGTTATTGGCGGCATTCTGTTTCTGGTAGTTGTCATTGCTGCATTGCGGGGACCCGCAGAAAACAAAATGCTTGATAACCGTCAATCGATATAA
- a CDS encoding SCO family protein — protein sequence MNRITVIALAAALLLMAVIGSSLLHENTQKPLPVLEGLGGDFTLPGTEGRDVSLSRFRGKVVLLNFGFTSCPDVCPTVLAKMRKVLELLPDAANDLQPLFVTIDPERDSLEHLHHYLSYFHPSIIGLRGNSQQLQQVASLYKVLYQKEDINSALEYGFLHNDHIYLIDQQGKVRAMYSGSATPQAIADQIASLL from the coding sequence TTGAACAGAATAACGGTTATTGCTCTTGCCGCGGCCCTTCTTCTGATGGCGGTTATCGGATCCAGCCTGTTACACGAAAATACGCAAAAACCGCTACCCGTTCTCGAAGGGCTGGGTGGGGACTTTACTTTGCCTGGCACCGAGGGCAGGGATGTTTCTCTATCCCGATTCCGGGGCAAAGTGGTATTGCTTAATTTTGGCTTTACCAGCTGCCCTGATGTCTGCCCAACCGTACTGGCAAAAATGCGTAAAGTGCTAGAGCTGTTGCCTGACGCGGCCAATGACCTGCAACCGTTATTTGTCACCATTGACCCCGAGCGCGATTCCCTGGAGCACTTACATCACTACCTGTCTTACTTTCATCCATCCATTATTGGGCTGAGAGGAAACAGCCAACAGCTGCAGCAGGTCGCATCACTGTACAAAGTGCTTTATCAAAAAGAGGACATCAACTCCGCACTGGAATACGGATTTCTACACAACGACCATATTTACCTGATAGACCAGCAAGGCAAAGTGAGGGCCATGTATTCTGGTTCAGCTACCCCTCAGGCCATAGCCGATCAAATTGCCTCTCTTTTATAA
- a CDS encoding COX15/CtaA family protein has translation MFNFQDRYNKQIAFWLFVCATVILTMILLGGVTRLTHSGLSMVEWQPLIGIIPPLNEADWQQAFHKYQQFPEYQKINHGMDLEGFKMIFMYEYLHRLLGRFIGVLFLLPLLFFYFCHRIPKGLTHKLVIIFLLGGLQGLLGWYMVKSGLVDNPRVSQYRLTAHLGAAVFIYGYILWVAFGLVGKHQQRWYPAGLRNFSYLLTSLIFLMILSGGLVAGTRAGLAYPTFPLMGDSFIPQGLYSMAPAWLSAFEDITTIQFNHRMLAYLILTLGLLLVIHICRSHVSAQLRAASYCLVAALLIQVTLGITTLLQHVPVALASSHQAGAIALFTVALFISHNLRRQKTFLPAVACS, from the coding sequence ATGTTTAATTTTCAAGACCGTTACAATAAACAGATCGCGTTCTGGCTGTTTGTTTGCGCCACTGTCATCCTCACCATGATTCTGCTCGGTGGCGTAACAAGGCTCACTCACTCAGGTCTGTCCATGGTGGAATGGCAACCTCTGATTGGCATTATCCCGCCCCTCAATGAGGCAGACTGGCAACAGGCCTTTCACAAATACCAGCAGTTCCCGGAGTACCAGAAAATCAACCATGGTATGGACCTGGAAGGCTTCAAAATGATTTTTATGTACGAATACCTTCATCGGCTCCTCGGTCGTTTTATTGGCGTACTGTTTTTATTACCACTGCTGTTTTTCTATTTCTGCCACAGAATCCCAAAAGGGCTTACCCATAAGCTGGTCATCATTTTTCTGCTGGGTGGGCTGCAGGGGCTGCTGGGTTGGTATATGGTAAAAAGCGGACTGGTGGACAACCCCCGTGTCAGTCAGTATCGGCTTACTGCTCACCTGGGGGCGGCGGTGTTCATTTATGGCTATATTCTCTGGGTGGCTTTCGGTCTGGTTGGCAAGCACCAGCAACGCTGGTATCCGGCTGGCCTAAGGAATTTTTCATACCTGTTAACCAGCCTGATATTCCTGATGATACTATCCGGCGGACTGGTGGCAGGAACACGAGCCGGACTTGCGTATCCCACCTTTCCGCTGATGGGAGATTCCTTTATTCCACAAGGACTCTATAGCATGGCACCAGCCTGGCTTTCTGCATTTGAAGACATCACAACCATTCAGTTTAACCACCGTATGCTGGCCTACCTTATCCTGACCCTGGGTCTTCTCCTGGTAATCCATATCTGCCGCAGCCATGTGAGCGCTCAACTGCGTGCTGCGAGTTACTGTCTGGTCGCGGCTCTTCTGATTCAGGTTACGTTGGGGATCACCACACTACTGCAACATGTGCCTGTTGCATTGGCGTCGTCTCATCAGGCTGGAGCGATAGCACTGTTCACTGTCGCGCTTTTTATCAGCCACAACCTGCGCAGGCAAAAAACCTTCCTGCCTGCGGTAGCCTGCTCTTGA
- a CDS encoding COX15/CtaA family protein, giving the protein MQKNSSDNPQKTLAKITLAVLVATVLINLLSAYIRHTESGLGCQPWPDCYAVIGQYVAAEKPGDIAQKALAPAMVAKQIHRTVATLLVIGVLLLIHQSRKPMAMKNANQSLPYLLLGVIVLLSIVGPASYLKTLPVIAVINLLGGLALTGISWWLYLQLSQQICSENTPLQIAKWQPLLWQLAGLLLILQIALGAWLSANFAASACNALFSCQATGDYLNTGSGSFWYFRELQLDKTGRVMFDASSLEIHQMHRWSAVLTGMTLLLAAGSLLRHLPHLSTLVAGLVLTQWLLGVLIIVFKIPMTLVMVHNLNAALLLLSVMSVNFRLISIKNV; this is encoded by the coding sequence ATGCAAAAAAACTCATCAGATAATCCGCAGAAAACACTGGCAAAAATCACCTTGGCGGTATTGGTTGCTACAGTGCTGATCAACTTACTCAGCGCTTACATTCGTCATACCGAATCGGGACTTGGCTGTCAGCCCTGGCCGGATTGTTACGCTGTCATCGGCCAGTATGTTGCCGCTGAAAAACCGGGAGATATAGCACAGAAAGCATTAGCACCTGCCATGGTCGCCAAACAGATACACCGCACTGTCGCCACACTTCTGGTTATCGGGGTTTTGCTACTGATCCATCAAAGCCGCAAACCCATGGCTATGAAAAACGCCAATCAGTCGCTGCCCTATCTGCTACTGGGGGTTATTGTGCTGTTATCCATTGTTGGCCCTGCCAGCTACCTGAAAACACTTCCCGTTATCGCCGTGATCAACTTGTTAGGCGGGCTCGCCCTGACGGGAATCAGCTGGTGGCTCTACCTGCAATTGAGTCAACAGATCTGTTCTGAAAACACACCACTGCAAATAGCCAAATGGCAGCCGTTACTGTGGCAGCTGGCAGGGTTGTTGCTTATCCTGCAAATCGCTCTGGGAGCCTGGCTGAGTGCCAATTTTGCAGCCTCGGCCTGCAACGCTCTGTTCTCCTGTCAGGCAACGGGAGATTACCTGAACACCGGTAGTGGCAGTTTCTGGTATTTCCGCGAATTGCAACTGGATAAAACCGGGCGCGTTATGTTCGATGCCAGTTCGTTGGAAATTCATCAGATGCATCGCTGGTCGGCAGTGCTGACAGGCATGACATTACTGCTCGCAGCAGGCAGTTTGTTGCGGCATCTGCCGCACCTGTCCACCCTTGTAGCAGGGCTTGTGCTGACGCAGTGGTTACTGGGTGTACTGATTATTGTTTTTAAGATCCCCATGACTTTAGTCATGGTTCACAATCTGAATGCTGCCCTACTATTGCTATCGGTAATGTCTGTTAACTTTCGATTGATATCCATAAAAAATGTTTAA